In a genomic window of Streptomyces koelreuteriae:
- a CDS encoding DUF305 domain-containing protein: MRHAGLIAGAAVTALVAAGAISYAVAGDDGSSRTPSAESADAGFARDMAVHHQQAVEMSYIVRDRTKDEDVRRLAYDIAQTQANQRGMMIGWLDLWGLPKVSSEPMAWMDMGGMASGKDGALMPGMATNTELKKLGTLNGKQAEIFYLQLMTDHHKGGVHMAEGCVERCTVGVEKRLAQGMVEAQQSEIGLMTDLLKERGAAPRS, from the coding sequence GTGAGGCACGCCGGTCTGATCGCGGGGGCGGCCGTGACGGCGCTCGTCGCGGCCGGTGCGATCAGCTACGCCGTCGCCGGGGACGACGGCAGCAGCCGGACCCCTTCCGCCGAGTCCGCGGACGCCGGGTTCGCGCGGGACATGGCGGTGCACCACCAGCAGGCCGTGGAGATGTCGTACATCGTGCGCGACCGCACGAAGGACGAGGACGTGCGGCGTCTCGCGTACGACATCGCGCAGACGCAGGCCAACCAGCGCGGCATGATGATCGGCTGGCTCGATCTGTGGGGGCTGCCCAAGGTGTCCTCCGAGCCGATGGCCTGGATGGACATGGGCGGCATGGCCTCCGGCAAGGACGGCGCGCTGATGCCGGGCATGGCGACCAACACCGAGCTGAAGAAGCTCGGCACACTGAACGGCAAGCAGGCGGAGATCTTCTACCTCCAGCTGATGACGGACCATCACAAGGGCGGTGTCCACATGGCCGAGGGCTGTGTGGAGAGGTGCACGGTCGGGGTGGAGAAGCGGCTCGCGCAGGGCATGGTGGAGGCGCAGCAGTCGGAGATCGGCCTGATGACGGACCTGCTGAAGGAGCGGGGCGCCGCGCCGCGCTCGTAG
- the glnA gene encoding type I glutamate--ammonia ligase, whose translation MDKQQEFVLRTLEERDIRFVRLWFTDVLGFLKSVAVAPAELEQAFDEGIGFDGSAIEGFARVYESDMIAKPDPSTFQILPWRAEAPGTARMFCDILMPDGSPSFADPRYVLKRALARTSDLGFTFYTHPEIEFFLLKDRPLDGSRPTPADNSGYFDHTPTNVGMDFRRQAITMLESMGISVEFSHHEGAPGQQEIDLRYADALSTADNIMTFRLVMKQVALEQGVQATFMPKPFSEHPGSGMHTHLSLFEGDRNAFYESGSEYQLSKVGRSFIAGLLRHAAEISAVTNQWVNSYKRIWGGAERTAGAGGEAPSYICWGHNNRSALVRVPMYKPGKTGSARVEVRSLDSGANPYLAYALLLAAGLKGIEESYELPPGAEDDVWALSDAERRAMGIEPLPQNLGEALTLMERSDLVAETLGEHVFDFFLRNKRQEWEEYRSEVTAFELRKNLPAL comes from the coding sequence ATGGACAAGCAGCAGGAGTTCGTGCTCCGGACCTTGGAGGAGCGCGACATCCGGTTCGTACGCCTGTGGTTCACGGACGTGCTGGGCTTCCTCAAGTCCGTCGCCGTGGCCCCGGCCGAGCTGGAACAGGCCTTTGACGAGGGCATCGGCTTCGACGGCTCCGCGATCGAGGGCTTCGCCCGGGTCTACGAGTCCGACATGATCGCCAAGCCGGATCCGTCGACCTTCCAGATCCTGCCCTGGCGTGCGGAGGCCCCGGGCACGGCCCGCATGTTCTGCGACATCCTCATGCCGGACGGCTCCCCGTCCTTCGCCGACCCGCGCTATGTCCTCAAGCGCGCTCTGGCCCGGACCTCCGACCTGGGCTTCACGTTCTACACCCACCCGGAGATCGAGTTCTTCCTGCTGAAGGACCGGCCGCTGGACGGCAGCCGTCCGACGCCCGCCGACAACTCCGGCTACTTCGACCACACCCCGACCAACGTCGGCATGGACTTCCGCCGCCAGGCGATCACCATGCTGGAGTCGATGGGCATCTCGGTGGAGTTCTCCCACCACGAGGGCGCCCCCGGCCAGCAGGAGATCGACCTGCGGTACGCCGACGCGCTCTCCACTGCCGACAACATCATGACGTTCCGCCTGGTCATGAAGCAGGTGGCGCTGGAGCAGGGCGTCCAGGCGACCTTCATGCCGAAGCCGTTCTCCGAGCACCCCGGCAGTGGCATGCACACACACCTGTCGCTCTTCGAGGGCGACCGCAACGCCTTCTACGAGTCGGGCTCGGAGTACCAGCTCTCCAAGGTGGGCCGCTCCTTCATCGCGGGCCTGCTGCGGCACGCGGCGGAGATCTCCGCGGTCACCAACCAGTGGGTCAACTCCTACAAGCGCATCTGGGGCGGCGCTGAGCGCACGGCGGGCGCGGGCGGCGAGGCCCCCTCGTACATCTGCTGGGGCCACAACAACCGCTCGGCGCTGGTCCGCGTCCCGATGTACAAGCCCGGCAAGACCGGCTCGGCGCGGGTGGAGGTCCGCTCCCTCGACTCGGGCGCGAACCCCTACCTGGCCTACGCCCTGCTGCTCGCCGCCGGCCTCAAGGGCATCGAGGAGAGCTACGAGCTCCCGCCGGGTGCCGAGGACGACGTCTGGGCCCTCTCCGACGCCGAGCGCCGCGCGATGGGCATCGAACCCCTCCCGCAGAACCTCGGCGAGGCCCTCACCCTGATGGAGCGCAGCGACCTGGTCGCCGAGACCCTCGGCGAGCACGTCTTCGACTTCTTCCTGCGGAACAAGCGGCAGGAGTGGGAGGAGTACCGGTCCGAGGTGACCGCGTTCGAGCTGCGGAAGAACCTGCCGGCGCTGTAG
- a CDS encoding RrF2 family transcriptional regulator, translating into MRLLRSTDLALRVLMRLAVAGESSPTTREVADGMDVPYTHLAKVVAELQHMGLLEARRGRGGGLTLTERGRTASVGAVVRAFEGDGDVVDCEGSTPCPLNSACRLRGALRRAQEAFFASLDPVTVGDIVAEPTGALLLGISRRS; encoded by the coding sequence ATGCGGCTGCTGCGCTCCACCGACCTCGCCCTGCGGGTTCTCATGCGGCTCGCCGTCGCGGGCGAGTCGAGTCCGACGACCAGGGAGGTCGCGGACGGCATGGACGTGCCGTACACGCACCTGGCGAAGGTCGTCGCCGAACTTCAGCACATGGGGCTGCTCGAGGCCCGCCGCGGCCGGGGCGGCGGCCTCACTCTCACGGAGCGGGGCCGTACGGCGTCGGTGGGGGCCGTGGTGCGCGCCTTCGAGGGTGACGGCGACGTCGTCGACTGCGAGGGCTCCACCCCCTGCCCCCTGAACTCCGCCTGCCGGCTGCGCGGCGCCCTGCGCCGGGCCCAGGAGGCGTTCTTCGCCTCACTGGACCCGGTCACGGTCGGGGACATCGTGGCGGAGCCGACCGGGGCGCTGCTGCTGGGGATCTCCCGGAGAAGCTAG
- a CDS encoding tryptophan-rich sensory protein — protein sequence MELRQSLFRPIGSRADTRPRPADEEESWFTEHRGWSSFLVILLAVNAGVFLGFCIPDLGRAENTVHSLSVVMRFTLFILNAIAFVGVMKELRGRARNWDLWPWIFAAQLGALPFLFIPILIEARSPFHDRLDALIVLISAGLTAGALMVVFFVWVTGRIHFGAAWAFFVALFPLAGLLQFWIQSYYQPAHSRPGVNVNVKMEELSRSGSISRMRGTVTVQNNGKAAVDSLGSLYKAVGYDLKPDKGSMDAAMDVVGPDLNYMAESERILRIGDVLPGEESLTPSQKYETSFVFDADSRKEEVVRLVVNLVLITRGSVKSTTTDCEYKMCAKTLFKRSTAMREILDDDPYAETYIDFHPPGKPNDTSELPYLHIKYGSLEGLGKESHEEVDALVRDVTPEIVAEYRLKP from the coding sequence ATGGAACTTCGCCAATCACTGTTTCGCCCGATTGGGTCTCGGGCCGACACCCGGCCTCGCCCCGCAGATGAGGAAGAATCGTGGTTCACAGAACACCGCGGCTGGAGTTCCTTTCTGGTCATTCTCTTGGCCGTCAATGCTGGGGTTTTCTTGGGTTTCTGCATCCCAGACTTGGGGCGGGCCGAAAACACGGTTCACTCACTGTCAGTTGTGATGCGATTCACCCTTTTCATTCTCAATGCCATCGCCTTCGTCGGTGTGATGAAAGAGTTGAGAGGTCGGGCAAGGAATTGGGATTTGTGGCCATGGATTTTTGCTGCTCAACTAGGCGCTCTCCCGTTCCTCTTCATCCCGATCCTGATCGAAGCGCGTAGCCCTTTCCACGATCGCCTGGATGCTCTCATCGTCCTCATTTCGGCAGGCTTGACAGCTGGCGCCCTGATGGTGGTTTTCTTTGTTTGGGTCACAGGAAGGATTCACTTCGGCGCAGCCTGGGCTTTCTTTGTCGCCCTATTCCCCTTGGCCGGACTCCTCCAGTTCTGGATCCAAAGTTACTATCAGCCAGCTCACAGTCGTCCGGGGGTGAATGTGAACGTCAAAATGGAGGAACTGAGCCGATCCGGCAGCATTTCGCGAATGCGAGGTACAGTCACCGTCCAGAACAACGGCAAAGCCGCTGTCGACTCGCTCGGGTCCCTTTATAAGGCCGTCGGCTATGACCTGAAACCCGACAAAGGCAGTATGGATGCAGCCATGGATGTGGTGGGTCCCGACCTGAACTACATGGCGGAGAGTGAAAGGATCCTCAGGATTGGCGATGTTTTGCCGGGAGAGGAATCCCTGACTCCTAGCCAAAAGTATGAGACTTCATTCGTTTTCGATGCCGACAGCAGGAAGGAAGAGGTTGTTCGCCTCGTTGTGAACCTCGTCTTGATTACGCGCGGATCAGTGAAGAGTACTACTACTGACTGCGAATATAAAATGTGCGCGAAAACGCTATTCAAGCGCTCCACTGCTATGCGTGAAATTCTTGACGACGATCCATATGCCGAGACTTACATCGACTTCCATCCTCCAGGGAAGCCGAACGATACGTCGGAATTGCCATACCTGCATATCAAGTATGGCTCCTTGGAAGGCCTCGGCAAGGAATCTCATGAAGAAGTTGATGCACTCGTGAGAGATGTGACGCCGGAGATCGTCGCCGAGTATCGACTCAAGCCGTAA
- a CDS encoding DUF3105 domain-containing protein produces the protein MGSANKSSTARKARIEEMRRAEQSRERRNRILVIAASVVVVCGLVGGGVVLVRSQSGDGGSDTAASDSSAKGKFVTGEDGVKTWEGKLARNHVTKDVKYASEPPVGGDHNQAWMNCNGDVYTKQLDNTNAVHSLEHGAVWVTYNADAKKADIDALAAKVKKTPYTLMSPMDDQKDPIMLSAWGHQRTVKGASDPDVDKFFEKFVQGEQTPEPGAACTNGLSQ, from the coding sequence ATGGGCTCCGCCAACAAGAGCAGCACGGCACGCAAGGCGCGGATAGAGGAGATGCGGCGCGCCGAGCAGTCCCGTGAGCGCCGCAACCGGATCCTCGTCATCGCGGCGAGCGTGGTGGTCGTCTGCGGTCTCGTGGGCGGCGGTGTCGTGCTCGTGCGGTCCCAGTCCGGCGACGGCGGAAGTGACACCGCGGCGAGCGACTCCTCGGCCAAGGGGAAGTTCGTCACGGGCGAGGACGGCGTGAAGACGTGGGAGGGGAAGCTGGCCCGCAATCACGTCACCAAGGACGTGAAGTACGCCTCCGAGCCGCCGGTCGGCGGCGACCACAACCAGGCCTGGATGAACTGCAACGGGGACGTCTACACCAAGCAGCTCGACAACACGAACGCCGTGCACTCGCTGGAGCACGGCGCGGTGTGGGTGACGTACAACGCCGACGCGAAGAAGGCCGACATCGACGCCCTGGCGGCGAAGGTGAAGAAGACGCCGTACACGCTGATGAGCCCGATGGACGACCAGAAGGACCCGATCATGCTGTCGGCGTGGGGCCACCAGCGCACGGTGAAGGGCGCGAGCGACCCGGACGTCGACAAGTTCTTCGAGAAGTTCGTGCAGGGCGAGCAGACGCCCGAGCCGGGGGCCGCCTGCACGAACGGGCTGTCGCAGTGA
- a CDS encoding S53 family peptidase yields the protein MRSNRAKARTGVSIAATLPMLAGALALGIPAAHAADHPLRDLLAGTRPAWATAKADQGATSDGARMSARVYLRGRDAAGLAAYAKAVSDPRSASYGKYLTAAKARARFGATKAQVAAVTSWLTAAGLKVTGVTPHYVSVTGDVAAAEKAFGAQLHNFAKGAKTYRAPASTASVPASLAGAVLTVTGLDNAPHMVTHDDRLPPPDTVFRNAGPFSSYYGSKTASTLPDAYGTKIPYAIKGYTGKQLRAAYGAGKRTGKGVRVAITDAYASPTIAYDAGTYAKRNGDAAWKTGQLHQVLPATYTNTTDCSASGWYGEETLDVEAVHAVAPAADVTYVGAASCTDADLLDALGKVVDHHLADIVSNSWGEVEAAQTPDLAAAYDQVFQLGAVEGIGFYFSSGDDGDEVASSGTKQVDSPADSAWVTAVGGTSLAVGKGDQYLWETGWGTEKANLSADGKSWTDFPGAFTSGAGGGTSRTVAEPGYQQGVVPDTLAKANSATGNRVEPDIAAIADPNTGFLVGQTQTLPDGKSQAYGEYRIGGTSLAAPTVAAVQALAQEARGGKPIGFANPAIYAKAGSKVYHDVTDDPTGSGLAVARVDFVNGYDATDGLATSVRSLGKDSSLSAVKGYDDVTGVGSPASGYVESYRRR from the coding sequence ATGAGATCCAATCGCGCCAAGGCGCGCACTGGGGTGAGCATCGCGGCGACACTGCCGATGCTCGCCGGTGCGCTGGCGCTCGGCATACCCGCGGCGCACGCCGCCGACCACCCGCTCCGCGACCTGCTGGCCGGGACCCGGCCCGCGTGGGCCACGGCCAAGGCCGACCAGGGCGCCACCTCCGACGGCGCCCGGATGTCGGCCCGGGTGTATCTCCGAGGCCGCGACGCCGCCGGTCTCGCCGCCTACGCGAAGGCCGTGTCCGACCCGAGGTCGGCCTCGTACGGCAAGTATCTGACCGCCGCGAAAGCACGGGCCCGCTTCGGCGCGACCAAGGCCCAGGTGGCGGCGGTGACGTCCTGGCTGACGGCCGCGGGCCTGAAGGTCACCGGGGTCACGCCGCACTACGTCTCCGTGACCGGTGACGTGGCCGCCGCCGAGAAGGCGTTCGGCGCTCAGCTCCACAACTTCGCCAAGGGCGCGAAGACCTACCGGGCCCCGGCGAGCACGGCCTCCGTCCCGGCGAGCCTGGCCGGAGCCGTACTGACCGTCACCGGCCTGGACAACGCGCCGCACATGGTCACGCACGACGACCGGTTGCCGCCTCCGGACACCGTGTTCCGCAACGCCGGGCCGTTCTCCTCGTACTACGGCTCGAAGACGGCGAGCACGCTGCCGGACGCCTACGGCACGAAGATCCCGTACGCGATCAAGGGCTACACGGGCAAGCAGTTGCGGGCCGCCTACGGCGCGGGCAAGCGCACCGGCAAGGGTGTCCGGGTCGCCATCACGGACGCGTACGCCTCGCCGACCATCGCCTACGACGCCGGCACCTACGCCAAGCGCAACGGCGACGCGGCGTGGAAGACCGGGCAGCTGCACCAGGTGCTGCCCGCGACGTACACCAACACCACGGACTGCTCCGCCTCCGGCTGGTACGGCGAGGAGACCCTGGACGTCGAGGCCGTGCACGCGGTCGCTCCGGCCGCCGACGTCACCTACGTGGGTGCCGCGTCCTGCACCGACGCCGACCTGCTCGACGCGCTCGGCAAGGTCGTCGACCACCACCTGGCCGACATCGTGTCCAACTCCTGGGGCGAGGTCGAGGCCGCGCAGACACCCGACCTCGCGGCGGCCTACGACCAGGTCTTCCAGCTCGGCGCGGTCGAGGGCATCGGCTTCTACTTCTCCTCCGGCGACGACGGCGACGAGGTCGCGAGTTCCGGGACGAAGCAGGTCGACTCCCCGGCCGACTCGGCGTGGGTCACCGCCGTCGGCGGCACCTCGCTGGCCGTCGGCAAGGGCGACCAGTACCTCTGGGAGACCGGCTGGGGCACCGAGAAGGCCAACCTGTCGGCCGACGGCAAGAGCTGGACGGACTTCCCCGGCGCCTTCACCTCCGGCGCGGGCGGCGGCACCAGCAGGACGGTGGCGGAGCCCGGCTACCAGCAGGGCGTCGTACCGGACACGCTGGCGAAGGCCAACAGCGCCACCGGCAACCGGGTCGAGCCCGACATCGCGGCGATCGCCGACCCGAACACCGGCTTCCTGGTCGGCCAGACCCAGACCCTGCCGGACGGGAAGTCGCAGGCGTACGGCGAGTACCGCATCGGCGGCACCTCGCTCGCCGCGCCGACCGTCGCGGCCGTCCAGGCCCTGGCCCAGGAGGCCCGGGGCGGCAAGCCGATCGGCTTCGCCAACCCGGCGATCTACGCCAAGGCCGGCTCGAAGGTCTACCACGACGTCACCGACGACCCGACGGGCTCCGGCCTCGCCGTGGCCCGCGTCGACTTCGTGAACGGCTACGACGCGACGGACGGTCTGGCCACGTCCGTGCGCAGCCTGGGCAAGGACAGCTCGCTCTCGGCCGTGAAGGGCTACGACGACGTCACCGGCGTGGGCTCGCCCGCGAGCGGCTACGTCGAGTCGTACCGACGCCGCTGA
- a CDS encoding globin domain-containing protein, which produces MLSEQSAVTVRATLPAVGGALGAITERFYAGLFAARPELLRDLFNRGNQAAGTQRQALAGSIAAFATHLLDRPEQRPDAMLQRIAHKHASLGVTPEQYGLVHEHLFAAIAEVLGDAVTPEVAAAWDEVYWLMANALIAVEKRLSEESGGPAWRTWEVVERVPETADVVTFRLRPTGGGPVRDFLAGQYVSVCVALPDGARQIRQYSLSGAPGPLLRQISVKRVHGDGAPDGEVSNHLHARVREGDVLELSEPYGDLVLDTDPDTPLLLASAGIGVTPMAAMLAHLAGSGHRAPVTVVHGDRSPDTHALRTDHEAYAAKLPDSAVHLWYEQDAPSGTHSGLVDLTGVPVAPGTRAYLCGPLPFMRAVRAQLIAKGVAPADIHYEVFGPDLWLAGRP; this is translated from the coding sequence ATGCTGTCCGAGCAGTCCGCCGTCACCGTCCGCGCCACGCTTCCCGCCGTCGGCGGGGCCCTCGGCGCGATCACCGAGCGCTTCTACGCCGGTCTGTTCGCGGCCCGCCCCGAACTGCTGCGCGACCTGTTCAACCGGGGCAACCAGGCCGCCGGCACCCAGCGGCAGGCGCTCGCCGGTTCCATCGCCGCCTTCGCGACCCACCTGCTGGACCGTCCGGAGCAGCGGCCGGACGCGATGCTGCAGCGCATCGCCCACAAACACGCCTCGCTCGGCGTCACGCCCGAGCAGTACGGCCTCGTCCACGAGCACCTGTTCGCCGCCATCGCCGAGGTGCTCGGCGACGCCGTGACGCCCGAGGTCGCCGCCGCCTGGGACGAGGTCTACTGGCTGATGGCCAACGCGCTGATCGCCGTGGAGAAGCGGCTGAGCGAGGAGAGCGGCGGGCCCGCCTGGCGGACCTGGGAGGTCGTCGAGCGCGTCCCCGAGACCGCGGACGTCGTCACCTTCCGGTTGCGGCCCACAGGCGGCGGCCCGGTGCGGGACTTCCTCGCGGGCCAGTACGTCTCCGTCTGCGTCGCCCTCCCGGACGGCGCCCGGCAGATCCGGCAGTACAGCCTCTCCGGCGCGCCCGGCCCGCTGCTCCGGCAGATCAGCGTGAAGCGCGTGCACGGCGACGGCGCTCCCGACGGCGAGGTGTCGAACCACCTCCACGCGCGCGTGCGCGAGGGCGACGTCCTCGAACTGTCCGAGCCCTACGGCGACCTGGTCCTGGACACCGACCCCGACACACCGCTACTGCTGGCCTCGGCGGGCATCGGCGTGACCCCGATGGCCGCGATGCTGGCGCACCTCGCCGGCTCCGGTCACCGCGCCCCGGTCACCGTCGTACACGGCGACCGCTCACCCGACACCCACGCCCTGCGCACCGACCACGAGGCCTACGCGGCCAAGCTGCCGGACTCGGCCGTCCACCTCTGGTATGAGCAGGACGCCCCCTCGGGCACCCACTCCGGGCTGGTCGACCTCACCGGCGTCCCGGTCGCGCCGGGCACGCGCGCGTACCTGTGCGGGCCGCTGCCGTTCATGCGGGCGGTGCGGGCCCAGCTCATCGCGAAGGGCGTGGCCCCGGCCGACATCCACTACGAGGTGTTCGGGCCGGATCTGTGGCTGGCGGGGCGGCCGTAA